One genomic region from Panthera tigris isolate Pti1 chromosome D1, P.tigris_Pti1_mat1.1, whole genome shotgun sequence encodes:
- the LOC122231220 gene encoding spliceosome-associated protein CWC15 homolog: protein MATAARPTFEPARRGRGKGEGDFSQLSKQYSGRDLPSHTKIKYRQTTQDAPEEVRNRDFRRELEERERAAAREKNRDRPTQEYTTSSSVSKKPRLDQIPAANLDADDPLTDEEDEDEDFEEESDDDDTAALLAELEKIKKERAEEQARKEQEQKAEEERIRMENILSGNPLLNLTGPSQPQANFKVKRRWDDDVVFKNCAKGVDDQKKDKIFVNDTLQSEFHKKFMEKYIK from the coding sequence ATGGCAACAGCAGCTAGGCCAACTTTTGAACCTGCGAGacgggggagaggaaaaggagaaggtgaTTTCAGCCAACTCTCAAAGCAGTATTCAGGTAGAGACCTACCTTCTCatacaaagataaaatatagaCAAACCACTCAGGATGCCCCTGAAGAGGTTCGCAACCGTGACTTCAGGAGagagctggaggagagagagcgagctgccgccagagaaaaaaatagagatcgTCCAACACAAGAATATACAACCTCCTCATCCGTGTCAAAGAAACCTCGGTTAGACCAGATTCCTGCTGCCAACCTTGATGCAGATGATCCTCTAACAGATGAGGAAGATGAAGATGAAGATTTTGAAGAGGagagtgatgatgatgatactgcAGCTCTTCTTGCAGagctagaaaaaattaaaaaagaaagagctgaagagcaggccaggaaggaacaagaacaaaaagctgaagaagaaagaatacgTATGGAAAACATATTGAGTGGAAACCCTCTCCTTAATCTCACTGGCCCATCCCAGCCTCAGGCCAACTTCAAAGTTAAAAGAAGGTGGGATGATGATGTTGTTTTCAAGAACTGTGCAAAAGGTGTAGATGatcagaagaaagacaaaatatttgtaaatgatacacTGCAATCTGAATTTCACAAAAAGTTCAtggagaaatatattaaatag